TACTACGATGGCAGTATCTTCCACCCATCGTACGTGAAAGAGCTGGAAAGACCCTCTCCAAGAAGGCTAAGAGAGTCGTTCTCAAGAGAAGTGAGCGGAACAGCTTTTTCTCTTCTCTTCGGAAAGAAAAATGATGACGTGTACAGAAGTGGTTTGGGACATTTCTTTGCTGTTTCGGGTCTTCATGTGGGAATTGCTTTTTCTCTATACACAACGCTTATCTCTTTTTTCACCTGGAGGAGGATGTATCAGGAGTTCGGCGCCCTCTTACTTTTGATTCCCTACGTACTCTCTGTAAACACACCATCCGTTTTGAGGGCTTATCTGACTATCTCACTGTGGAAGGTTCTCAAAACTTTCGGGTTCAAAACGACTCCTTCCTATATAACGGCGACGGTGGGGTCTTTGATGATCGTTCTGGACCCCACCGTTCTTTTCACTCCCTCTTTTCTTCTGTCTTTTTTCGTAACACTGAGCATACTAGGTTCGAAAAACATATTTGATCTAGCGGTAAAGGCTTATCTGGCTTCTCTTCCCTTTCTCTGCCTTTTCTTCGGCGAAACAAACATCTCAGCGCTCCTTTTCTCCATCCCGATGTCTTTTGCTGTGATACCCGTTACATGGGCTTCTCATCTGTCCTTTCTCCTTTTTCTACTCGGTCTCAAGACCTCTGCAATGGTGGTAGCGAGGTTTGCAAACTTTCTATCGATTCCCCTCGATGCGCTTATAAAACTCTCGAACATGATACCTGTTATTCCTCTCCCGAAGTTTCTGTTCTTTGTTTTGATTCCAATCCCCTTGATTCTTCTTTTTGACATTCGGGACATATTCCGTAGAACTTCAAATCGTGCCATTTTATGAGGTAACCTGTCCTTTCCGAGATATCTGATACGATTCTCTTGACCTGCTCTGAGTTGATTTCAACTATCTTGCCACATCTCTGACAGATTACATGCTGGTGTGATTCACGAGCAGTTCGATCTATGAGCTCGTATCTGTACAGCCCCTCTCCGAAGTTTAACTTCCTCAGGAAACCAAGTTCGACAAGGAGCTCTACTGCCCTGTAGACAGTAGCTTTGCTTATCCTGACGTTCCTGTTCAAAAGCTCTCGGTAGACCTCCTCCACACCCAGATGTCTTCCCTTGGACTCGAGAAAAATTTTGAGGATCATCTCTCTCTGAGCGGTGATTCTGTATTTCCTTTTTTTCAATTCATTTCTCAGTTCTTCGTACATTGAGGCACCTCCTTTTCTGCTTCATAGATTCATTATGGGTTTGATATCTATCTTCCATCCTGTGAGCTTTGCCGCGAGTCTGGCGTTCTGGCCACCCCTTCCTATGGCAAGGGAAAGCTGCGTTGGTGGCACGAGAACGCGCGCTGCCCTGTTTTCCCTGTCAAGGATCTCCACTTCTATGACGGTGGCAGGTGCAAGGGCGTTCGCTATGAGCTGTTTTGAATCGTCCGACCACTTGAGAACGTCCAGTTTTTCTCCTCTGAGCTCCCTGAGTATGGCGGCGATCCTGGATCCCCCTTCACCTATACAGGCACCTATTGGGTCAACGTTCGGGTTGTTAGATGCCACTGCCACTTTCGTCCGCACCCCAGGCTCTCTGGCAATGGCTTTTATTTCCACGATTCCGTTTTCTATCTCTGGAATTTCCAGTTTCATAAGTCCAATGACGAACTCTGGCACCCTTCTACTCACAAGGATCTTGGGGCCTTTCGTTGTTTTCACCACGTCGAGAATGTAGACTTTCACCAGATCTCCCGGCTTTATTTCCTCTCTGGGGATCCACTCTTTCTTTGGCAATCTCGTCTCCAGTTTTCCGATCCGAATGTCTGCCCAATCACTCGTAACCCTTATCACTTCAGCGGTTGTAACCGTTCCTTTGAGCTCTGAGTACTTTTCAAACTGCTTCTCTTTTTCCAACTCTCTGATCCTCTGGATAAGCACCTGCTTCGCAGTTTGAGCGGCGATTCTTCCAAAGTTTCTGACATCAAGCTCTTTTTTGACGATCGAACCTATCTCCGCAGCTGGATCGAGTTTTTTCGCCTCTTCCAAAGAGATCTGAGTGGTGGGATCTTCTACTTTTTCCACCACTTCGAGAAGCTGGTACACCTTTATGTTCCCAGTATTCCTGTCTATCACTACTTCAACATTCTTTGAACTTCCAAAATTCTTCCTGTAGGCACTCACCAGTGCCTTTTCCAGGATGGGTATGACCTCCTCTTTGGATATTCCTTTTTCTTCCTCTAGTTGATCCAGAGCTTCAAGCAAGCCTATGTTCATGAGCACACCTCCCTAAAATTCTATTTCCAGATTTGCTTTTTTCACGTCTTCGATGTTTATCTCGTGATTTCCCTTTTCATCGGAGATGGTTATTATTCCATCAACAAAAGACACGATCCTTCCTATGAACGTTTTTCCATCTTTTGTGATGATTTTCGCAAGCTTTCCGGTGAATCTCAAGTAATCCTTCGGCCCCCTCAAGGGTCTGTCGAGGCCAGGGGACGATACCTCGAGAGTGTACGAATGTTCTATGGGATCTTCTCTG
This window of the Thermotoga sp. genome carries:
- a CDS encoding Fur family transcriptional regulator — encoded protein: MYEELRNELKKRKYRITAQREMILKIFLESKGRHLGVEEVYRELLNRNVRISKATVYRAVELLVELGFLRKLNFGEGLYRYELIDRTARESHQHVICQRCGKIVEINSEQVKRIVSDISERTGYLIKWHDLKFYGICPECQKEESRGLESKQRTETSGEE
- the rimP gene encoding ribosome maturation factor RimP, translating into MFEEMIVERVRKEAEKIAEEQGLEIFDIQYRRESRGWVLRIVIDNPVGYVSVRDCELFSKELEKFLDREDPIEHSYTLEVSSPGLDRPLRGPKDYLRFTGKLAKIITKDGKTFIGRIVSFVDGIITISDEKGNHEINIEDVKKANLEIEF
- a CDS encoding ComEC/Rec2 family competence protein, with amino-acid sequence LFPIVLPIWRKSRKVSIAVTFILFGAFLYSLGALSPGSYELVGLVEGSRVTHVKVFQGKWRKVYSISIKTSKEGYIYAIGYYDGSIFHPSYVKELERPSPRRLRESFSREVSGTAFSLLFGKKNDDVYRSGLGHFFAVSGLHVGIAFSLYTTLISFFTWRRMYQEFGALLLLIPYVLSVNTPSVLRAYLTISLWKVLKTFGFKTTPSYITATVGSLMIVLDPTVLFTPSFLLSFFVTLSILGSKNIFDLAVKAYLASLPFLCLFFGETNISALLFSIPMSFAVIPVTWASHLSFLLFLLGLKTSAMVVARFANFLSIPLDALIKLSNMIPVIPLPKFLFFVLIPIPLILLFDIRDIFRRTSNRAIL
- the nusA gene encoding transcription termination factor NusA, with protein sequence MNIGLLEALDQLEEEKGISKEEVIPILEKALVSAYRKNFGSSKNVEVVIDRNTGNIKVYQLLEVVEKVEDPTTQISLEEAKKLDPAAEIGSIVKKELDVRNFGRIAAQTAKQVLIQRIRELEKEKQFEKYSELKGTVTTAEVIRVTSDWADIRIGKLETRLPKKEWIPREEIKPGDLVKVYILDVVKTTKGPKILVSRRVPEFVIGLMKLEIPEIENGIVEIKAIAREPGVRTKVAVASNNPNVDPIGACIGEGGSRIAAILRELRGEKLDVLKWSDDSKQLIANALAPATVIEVEILDRENRAARVLVPPTQLSLAIGRGGQNARLAAKLTGWKIDIKPIMNL